accattattttatttataataatagattcctttatacataaaatagaaataacataaaaaacatattttaagGGAAAAAAGAAgctaaatattatattagttttttaatattttacttttatcaTTCTTACTTTATCTCATTTTTTACTCTCAATATTTCCTGTAAACATATGtgtatatactttttttaatactttcAGGTTAAATTCAgctttgttttttttctatttttattttttaattaatttaagaaaaataatatatttataaatatatcaattttaacttaaataataaaattttaatttgcaaacttaaaatatgaaatttattcaataatgatttttttttgatttaaaaacattaatttatgataataatgGAAATTAGGTAATCGCTGTAAGTAGACAATAAATTAGTTgtttatattcattaaaatatattgtgCATAAAACATAtcacattaaaaaaaaaaaaaaaaaatgggaTAGTATaactaaaattaattatttaaattgttatatacataaaaatgaaaagtaAAATGAATGATTTATGAATGATTATGTGTGAAAATTAAACTTTGTAGAACTTAAATTTTATTCAACATAAAAGGTACagagtaatattttttaaaattttatatatagcttatattttattatttttagttaaaatatgacataatatttaaagaaaattttttctataacaATATTCAGTgaataatttcatttattgaAGAGCATAGTCTTATGTAGATGTTTTCACTGAACActtcaaaaattaaattaatattcataaaaaaaacatatttctaaaaaatttaaatttataataaaggAAATTTTTTAGATTATTCGttgtataaataatttacataTGCCTATAAGTGTTATAactaaatattaaatttgaatgaataaaaaataatatttctacaattaaattataaaatttttaaaataaataaaaggaaaaaactatagtaatataaaattgcTTTTTATGTTCCTATAAAATGTGACACATATATATGCTCTTACCTATATATCTCTATGTCTTAAGAATGCtaaatataactttttaaagaaaaaaaaatatgcgtttatatttatatattctgtTCATATAATGATCTTTTTTGTTTGATcattctaaattttttttcttttttaaatataactgAATTACaagtattttaaatattcttatcatttttaattttcaaaaataaaataaccaaaaaagtttaaataaaatagctACTTGtaattactaaaaaaaaatttttttttttataagaatttAACAAATGGCTATCTTAGACTTCATGTTTTTGAGGAATTATGAATACCTATTTTAACCAAAAgttctatttattttacaatttattagaaaaaaaaaaaacagttttattgtaaaaattaatatggTTGTATAATATAATTCTATGTAGTTAgctatattttaataaaataaaaaaaaaaattttaattttatttttaaaattaaattttgaattaaattatttttcataaaaataaattttaatatttttgaataaattatttattttattcttctctttccttttttctttttttaatatttctgaTATATAGGCTCGTTAGATagtcttttaaaattttttattttttatatttaatacatttaaaatttttttgtaagtTTTGTCatttgattttatttttatctatacCTATATAGCAACCATTCAACtatactttttaattttgaatatataccagaatatttttagttttttagtaaaacaaaaaaaaaaaaaaaatgaaaagtaCAAGGATAGTATCATTTTTCATGCTATTATTAGCATTTTTCACTATATCTAcatatgaaaaaatgaatGTTGTATCACATAGTTCTGCTTCAAGGGCTGGTGAAGGAGGCAAAAATGGAAAAGTTATAACGTGCACTGTTGAATACATAATTAATGGTGACGTGGATATTGATGATGGTGGATTCTGTGACAGTCAAGCATCATGCTCATCCAATCCAGAATCAGATGTTAGCGGTAATTACTGTGATAATTATTATGATATAACATTGATTGTAGAAGAATCAAATTTTGTTCAAAGGGATTATTGGATAAAAGGAACAATACCATTTTTAGAATCAATGATAAGAAATGTAAGGGTCAGTAAGGACAAAGCTCATATGTCTATTGTACTTTTTGATCGTGATCAAAGAGTTATAGTTCCATTTACAGATGAAATTAGTCAAGACAAACAAAAGTTGATAGAAAAAGTCAAAACAATAAACGACGTAGGAAGAAGTCCCGATGCATTATATGTTTATGCATTAGAATATGCATTGGAAAATGTTATATTTGGTGATGGAACAAGAAGTGATGCTCCTAAAGTAGcagtattattttattatggaTATGATTATGGAGCAAACAAACATTTAATACCGGATGTAGTTGAAGattataaagaaaagaatataaaactTATAATAGTAGGAATTGCCCTGTCTAATAGGGATAATGCATATTTACTTGCAGACTGTTCTATTAATGATAACAATTGTACTAACGTAGTATTTCAACCATGGGATTTTGTAATACCAGCAGCAGCACaagtaaaagaaataatatgcAATAAGGACAAATCTGAAAACCAATCTCCTTCCATGATTCAAAAAATagtgtataaataaaatgggAATtgaaaattgtaaaaattaagaaaacaTATGTATGAAGGAAATTAGATATAAGCAAATTAAGTAGATGTTTTAATTACTataatatatacttattcctAGACTATTagatttttttcttttataaataataacatacatcacttaataaaaaaataatagagttgtaaataataaattaaaagtatattcattctaaatttttttatatttttatgtattattgtttttaataGTATTTTATTAAGATTTTCCtgttttttgatattttttgtttatttttttgtgtaaTAAACTAAATATAACTAACTCTATTAGGTGAATGAataattttgaatttttttaacatatatatcATTAACATATAgctttataattttagaaCATgcaatattctttttttttgttttgttttattattttaattaagcTTACCTCACGTACTAGTCTAGTATTAGCTAAGATTATGTTGTTAttgtaatataaataaatcaaaCATGTttcttaatattaaataaaacaaaacaaattttaatcataatattaatttatatttagtttatatacaaaatttGGTTAAGGAATTATAATAGCCAATgcttatttttacttttttgtattataataatttatatagtaATTTTATgtgttttaaataaattttataagacATGATTTTGAGTAATTaaattttgttaaataaAGTATAGTACATTATAGTTTACTTATTTCAGTTAATTATGTCAATTTAAGTTAATTTATGTCATGTGTATTCAAATacattcaaaaaaaattaaaatatatttataatttatttaggTCCTTTAATTTAAACAATATGGGTTTGTTTATCTAACGGAAACTTAATGAACTTTTggatcttttttttttttaaagttgagggttataaaaaaaaattataataaaattattgcaGATAgctatttatataaatttataacatTTCAATGTATGCAATACTTAAAagtaattttctttttaattataacatatatatattttatataacatattatatttagtttacaaaaaaaaaaaaaagtttcttaaaaataaaaataatatttttttttaatttttgttttatacacatatatataaagatatgTTCTGAAATTTGCTTTTTGtgtgtatatttatttatatatattatttagttTGGacgaaatttttatatattattaaaggAATAGCTTTCTACACAGTTTTGTGTATTTCCTTTAAATTCTTATgatgaattattttaatttataataaaagagaTTTGCAATGCTTTTTTCTTAAACGAATTTTGAATAtacaattttcttttttttttttttaacattatatttttaagtaaCTTAACATTTCTATGTTCAtctgtattttttaaaaataacttaaaGTTTTCTTGcaatatttttaagatttactaagaataatttttatattaacatatataaaatcataaaaaaaaaatgtgcaCACATATGAAGCTCtttcataaaataatatttaaaaaaaaaaaaatatttctaaatattttataacatattaatatttttttctcttttttgtaaattcatattttttttaagatgaATTAATaagtattttcattttaattagtaacaaattttattaaagtatATCCCTTAAtgttttttatgtatatatacatcttatAAATTTcacttaaattttatattttcattttgaaaattattattctcAATTCATATATCAATTATTTTACCTTTCCTTTAATTATTGTTTGTaatttgtaaatatatttactttttttaattgttatattttatttttgattttctcttactaaaaatattttttttctttaaaacgtttttattttgaaaataaaagaataaattattaaaagttataaaaaaatataagaaattttcataagaaaatgaaaataatctCTTTTATTGTGATACtttaattttgattttt
The Plasmodium relictum strain SGS1 genome assembly, chromosome: 1 DNA segment above includes these coding regions:
- the WARP gene encoding von Willebrand factor A domain-related protein, putative; translated protein: MKSTRIVSFFMLLLAFFTISTYEKMNVVSHSSASRAGEGGKNGKVITCTVEYIINGDVDIDDGGFCDSQASCSSNPESDVSGNYCDNYYDITLIVEESNFVQRDYWIKGTIPFLESMIRNVRVSKDKAHMSIVLFDRDQRVIVPFTDEISQDKQKLIEKVKTINDVGRSPDALYVYALEYALENVIFGDGTRSDAPKVAVLFYYGYDYGANKHLIPDVVEDYKEKNIKLIIVGIALSNRDNAYLLADCSINDNNCTNVVFQPWDFVIPAAAQVKEIICNKDKSENQSPSMIQKIVYK